One genomic segment of Scylla paramamosain isolate STU-SP2022 chromosome 9, ASM3559412v1, whole genome shotgun sequence includes these proteins:
- the LOC135103569 gene encoding F-actin-capping protein subunit beta-like isoform X1: MMEQQLDCALDLMRRLPPQQIERNLSDLIDLVPALCEELLSSVDQPLKIARDKNSGKDYLLCDYNRDGDSYRSPWSNTYDPPLEDGAMPSDRLRKLELDANQAFDQYRDMYFEGGVSSVYLWDLDHGFAGVILIKKAGDGSKKIKGCWDSIHVVEVVEKSSGRSAHYKLTSTAMLWLQTNKQGSGTMNLGGSLTRQMEQDCPVSESSPHIANIGRMVEDMENKIRNTLNEIYFGKTKDIVNGLRSVQPIPDQKQHDAFRTEIANALIRRQAKKSSDENN; encoded by the exons ATG ATGGAGCAACAGTTAGACTGTGCACTGGACTTGATGCGCAGGTTGCCACCACAGCAGATAGAGCGCAACTTGAGTGACCTGATTGACCTGGTGCCAGCGCTGTGTGAGGAACTGCTCTCCTCAGTCGACCAGCCACTCAAGATTGCACGGGACAAGAACAGCGGGAAAGACTACCTCCTGTGTGACTACAACAGAGATGGAGACTCCTACAG ATCTCCATGGAGCAACACATACGACCCGCCCCTTGAGGACGGAGCCATGCCCAGCGACAGGCTACGGAAACTTGAACTGGATGCTAACCAAGCCTTTGACCAATACCGGGATATGTACTTTGAGGGAGGCGTGTCTTCCGTGTACTTGTGGGACCTGGACCATGGCTTTGCTG GTGTCATCCTCATAAAGAAGGCTGGGGATGGGAGCAAGAAAATCAAGGGGTGTTGGGACAGCATCCACGTGGTAGAGGTGGTTGAGAAGTCAAGTGGGCGGTCAGCACACTACAAGCTCACCTCCACTGCGATGCTTTGGCTCCAGACCAACAAGCAAGGTTCTGGCACTATGAACCTCGGAGGATCACTCACAAGACAG ATGGAACAAGACTGCCCTGTATCAGAGTCTTCCCCTCATATAGCTAACATTGGACGCATggtagaggacatggaaaacaagaTCCGCAACACACTTAATGAGATATACTTCGGAAAGACCAAGGACATCGTCAATGGCCTCCGCTCCGTTCAGCCCATCCCTGATCAGAAGCAGCATGATGCCTTCAGAACTGAGATTGCAAATGCACTTATCAGGAGACAAGCAAAGAAATCCTCTGATGAAAATAATTAG
- the LOC135103569 gene encoding F-actin-capping protein subunit beta-like isoform X2, whose protein sequence is MEQQLDCALDLMRRLPPQQIERNLSDLIDLVPALCEELLSSVDQPLKIARDKNSGKDYLLCDYNRDGDSYRSPWSNTYDPPLEDGAMPSDRLRKLELDANQAFDQYRDMYFEGGVSSVYLWDLDHGFAGVILIKKAGDGSKKIKGCWDSIHVVEVVEKSSGRSAHYKLTSTAMLWLQTNKQGSGTMNLGGSLTRQMEQDCPVSESSPHIANIGRMVEDMENKIRNTLNEIYFGKTKDIVNGLRSVQPIPDQKQHDAFRTEIANALIRRQAKKSSDENN, encoded by the exons ATGGAGCAACAGTTAGACTGTGCACTGGACTTGATGCGCAGGTTGCCACCACAGCAGATAGAGCGCAACTTGAGTGACCTGATTGACCTGGTGCCAGCGCTGTGTGAGGAACTGCTCTCCTCAGTCGACCAGCCACTCAAGATTGCACGGGACAAGAACAGCGGGAAAGACTACCTCCTGTGTGACTACAACAGAGATGGAGACTCCTACAG ATCTCCATGGAGCAACACATACGACCCGCCCCTTGAGGACGGAGCCATGCCCAGCGACAGGCTACGGAAACTTGAACTGGATGCTAACCAAGCCTTTGACCAATACCGGGATATGTACTTTGAGGGAGGCGTGTCTTCCGTGTACTTGTGGGACCTGGACCATGGCTTTGCTG GTGTCATCCTCATAAAGAAGGCTGGGGATGGGAGCAAGAAAATCAAGGGGTGTTGGGACAGCATCCACGTGGTAGAGGTGGTTGAGAAGTCAAGTGGGCGGTCAGCACACTACAAGCTCACCTCCACTGCGATGCTTTGGCTCCAGACCAACAAGCAAGGTTCTGGCACTATGAACCTCGGAGGATCACTCACAAGACAG ATGGAACAAGACTGCCCTGTATCAGAGTCTTCCCCTCATATAGCTAACATTGGACGCATggtagaggacatggaaaacaagaTCCGCAACACACTTAATGAGATATACTTCGGAAAGACCAAGGACATCGTCAATGGCCTCCGCTCCGTTCAGCCCATCCCTGATCAGAAGCAGCATGATGCCTTCAGAACTGAGATTGCAAATGCACTTATCAGGAGACAAGCAAAGAAATCCTCTGATGAAAATAATTAG